One window of the Burkholderia sp. FERM BP-3421 genome contains the following:
- a CDS encoding DUF1501 domain-containing protein: MMSRRHFIRVAAAGAGALLVAPRIAFARAGTEQRFVFVIQRGAADGLNIVVPYAEPAYATLRGPLAVDPAAATKLDGTFALHPSLVETAKLYAARQALFVHAIASPYRDRSHFDGQNVLETGGRAPYQVKDGWLNRLAGLLPPARTPAIAFAPTVPAALRGRVEVASYAPSGLPPAPDDLLARVTDLYGRDAQLRPLWDEAMAARGLAGDAKARQDPAGLGKFAATFLARDDGPRLAMIETGGWDTHSAQNPRLATQLKGLDTLLAALRDGLGPVWDRTTVLVATEFGRTAAVNGTGGTDHGTASAALLVGGAVTGGRVIADWPGLRPGDLYEARDLRPTAALDALIAGAAAESLGLDPQRTAATLFSQAGASPRPMSGLVRT; encoded by the coding sequence ATGATGTCCCGCCGCCATTTCATCCGCGTCGCCGCCGCCGGCGCGGGCGCGCTGCTCGTCGCGCCGCGCATCGCGTTCGCGCGCGCCGGCACCGAGCAGCGTTTCGTGTTCGTGATCCAGCGCGGCGCCGCCGACGGGCTCAACATCGTCGTGCCGTACGCCGAGCCCGCCTATGCGACCTTGCGCGGTCCGCTCGCCGTGGACCCGGCCGCCGCGACCAAGCTCGACGGCACTTTCGCCCTGCATCCGTCGCTGGTCGAGACCGCGAAGCTGTACGCGGCGCGGCAGGCGTTGTTCGTGCATGCGATCGCCTCTCCGTACCGCGACCGTTCCCATTTCGACGGCCAGAACGTGCTGGAAACGGGCGGCCGCGCGCCGTACCAGGTGAAGGACGGCTGGCTCAACCGGCTCGCGGGCCTCTTGCCGCCCGCGCGCACGCCGGCGATCGCGTTCGCGCCGACCGTGCCGGCCGCGCTGCGCGGGCGCGTCGAGGTGGCGTCGTACGCGCCGTCGGGCCTGCCGCCCGCGCCGGACGATCTGCTCGCGCGCGTGACCGACCTGTATGGCCGCGACGCGCAGCTGCGCCCGTTGTGGGACGAAGCGATGGCCGCGCGCGGGCTCGCGGGCGATGCCAAGGCGCGGCAGGACCCGGCGGGGCTCGGCAAGTTCGCCGCGACGTTCCTCGCGCGCGACGACGGGCCGCGGCTCGCGATGATCGAGACGGGCGGCTGGGATACGCACAGCGCGCAGAACCCGCGCCTCGCCACGCAGCTGAAGGGGCTCGACACGCTGCTCGCGGCGTTGCGCGACGGGCTCGGGCCGGTGTGGGACCGCACCACGGTGCTGGTGGCGACCGAATTCGGCCGCACGGCGGCCGTGAACGGCACGGGCGGCACCGATCACGGCACCGCGTCGGCGGCGCTGCTGGTCGGCGGCGCGGTGACGGGCGGCCGCGTGATCGCGGACTGGCCGGGATTGCGCCCGGGCGATCTGTACGAGGCCCGCGACCTTCGCCCCACGGCGGCGCTCGATGCGCTGATCGCGGGCGCGGCGGCCGAGAGCCTCGGGCTCGATCCGCAGCGCACGGCCGCGACGCTGTTCTCGCAGGCGGGTGCGTCGCCGCGTCCGATGAGCGGCCTGGTGCGAACCTGA